A single Bufo bufo chromosome 6, aBufBuf1.1, whole genome shotgun sequence DNA region contains:
- the LOC121004463 gene encoding gastrula zinc finger protein XlCGF26.1-like, giving the protein MFLDYTVVKKTSGELCQDPVSEGWGRILSPIMGPQPQPLIHEEINTEKILELTHKIIELLTGEVPVRFQDFTIYFSMEEWEYLERHKDLYKDVMMEDHQLLTSPDDCTRISDGHVTSLDFKTEDYAITQNTSEEHAIIPDIPSGLLSKDSSCDSFKYVQSSDLSQTAKEQKSHKMGVEHQTEEKLFSCLESGRCFKHKSALGIHQRNHTGEKPYSCPECGKCFTDKSHLLRHESSHTGEKPYSCSECGKYFSQKSDLVRHQITHTGKEPFSCSECFTEKLNLSIHKKIHTGEKLFFCPECEKCFTRKAYLEKHLKIHTGEKPYSCSECGKCFTEKSNLVIHKRSHTGEKPYLCTECGKYFIQKSDLVRHQVTHTGKKPFSCSECGKCFTQKSTLVCHQRTHRGEKQFSCSECGKSFTCKSNLLNHHKNHTGEKPYSCSKCKKCFTDKSHLLRHERSHTGEKPYSCSECGKYFSQKSDLVRHQITHTGKKPFSCSECGKCFTKKSNLITHQRIHTGEKLFSCPECEKCFTHKSYLKKHLNIHIGEKPYSCSECGKYFTDKSYLVIHKRSHTGEKPFSCPECGKCFTDKSNLVTHQRIHTGEKPYSCSECGKCFTDKSYLATHQRIHTGEKPYLCSECGKCFTDKSNLVKHQRSHKGEKPF; this is encoded by the exons gactacacagtagtgaagaagacctctggTGAGCTCTGTCAGgaccctgtgtctgaaggatggggaagaatTCTGAGCCCAATCATGGGGCCTCAACCTCaacccctgatacatgaggaaatcaatacagagaagatcctagaactcacccacaagataattgagctgctgactggagag GTTCCTGTAAGGTTTCAGGATTTCACCATCTATTTCTCTATGgaagagtgggagtatttagaaagacacaaagatctgtacaaggacgtcatgatggaggatcaccagctgcttacatcaccag ATGACTGTACCAGAATCTCAGATGGGCATGTGACATCTTTAGATTTTAAAACAGAGGATTATGCTATTACACAAAATACAAGTGAAGAGCATGCCATTATCCCAGATATACCCTCAGGTCTTCTCAGCAAAGATTCATCATGTGATTCTTTTAAATATGTCCAATCTTCTGATTTATCACAGACTGCAAAGGAACAGAAaagccacaaaatgggtgttGAACATCAAACAGAGGAGAAGCTGTTTTCATGTTTGGAATCTGGAAGATGTTTTAAACATAAATCTGCTCTTGgtatacatcagagaaatcacacaggggagaagccatattcatgtccagaatgtgggaaatgttttacagataagtCACATCTTCTTAGACATGAGagtagtcacacaggggagaagccatattcatgttcagagtgtgggaaatattttagccagaaatcagatcttgttagacatcaaataacacacacagggaaagagccattttcatgttcagaatgttttacagaaaaattaaatcttagtatacataaaaaaattcacacaggggagaagctatTTTTCTgcccagaatgtgagaaatgcttTACTCGTAAAGCATATCTTGAAAAGCATttaaaaattcacacaggagagaagccatattcatgctcagaatgtgggaaatgttttacagaaaagtcaaatcttgttatacataaaagaagtcacacaggagagaaaccgtattTATGTACAGAGTGTGGAAAATATTTTATCCAGAAATctgatcttgttagacatcaagTAACTCACACGGGGAAGAAGCCtttttcgtgttcagaatgtgggaaatgttttactcagaagTCAACCCTTGTTTGTCATCAAAGAACTCACAGAGGGGAGAAacaattttcatgttcagaatgtggaaaatcttttacTTGTAAATCAAATCTTCTTAATCATCATAAAAATcatacaggggagaaaccatattcatgttcaaaatgtaagaaatgttttacagataagtCACATCTTCTTAGACATGAGAGGagtcatacaggggagaagccatattcatgttcagagtgtgggaaatattttagccagaaatcagatcttgttagacatcaaataacacacacagggaaaaagccattttcatgttcagaatgtggaaaatgttttacaaaaaaatctaatcttattacacatcagagaattcacacaggggagaagctatTTTCCTGCcctgaatgtgagaaatgctTTACTCATAAATCATATCTTAAAAAGCATTTAAACATTCacataggagagaagccatattcatgctcagaatgtgggaaatattttacagATAAGTCGTATCTTGTTATACAtaaaagaagtcacacaggagagaaaccattttcttgtccagaatgtggaaagtgttttacagataaatcaaatcttgttacacatcagagaattcacacaggggagaaaccatattcatgctcGGAATGTGGAAAGTGCTTTACAGATAAATCATATCTTgctacacatcagagaattcacacaggggagaagccatatttatgctcagaatgtgggaaatgttttactgataaatcaaatcttgttaaacatcagaggagTCATAAAGGGGAGAAACCTTTTTGA